GCGGACACGCTTCAACACGAACATCCCGGCCGCCATGGTGGCACCCGAGTTGCCGGCACTCACCACAGCATGGGCTTCGCCATTTTTTACCAGGCCGAAAGCGACCCGGATGGACGAATCCTTCTTTTTGCGGATGGCATCTGAGGCCGAGTCGTGCATTCCGACCACTTCACTGGCGTGGCGGATGCCGATATCGAGTCCTTCGGTCCGATGCTTTTTCAGCTCGCTCTCAATGCGGACCGTGTCACCGACCAGAATAATCGACAGTCCCCATTGGCGGGCAGCAGCCACCGCTCCCTCGACCTCGACGGCCGGAGCGTTGTCACCACCCATGGCATCCACAGCAACGACGATACGTTCCCTCAACCGGATGCCTCTTACTTTTCAGTACTGATGATTTCTCTGCCTTTGTACGTGCCACAGCTCGGGCAGACGCGATGCGGCTGCTTGGGCTCCTTGCACTGGGGGCATATGGACACGCCGGGAGCGGTCAGCGCATCGTGAGCACGGCGCGTATCGCGCCTGGTCTTGGAAGTTTTCTTCTTGGGTACCGCCATGGTCTTGATTCTCCTTGTAGGTCCGGCCGAGGGCCGGTATTTGCTGATGGCTCAACGCTATGCAAATCCGCCCGTGAAAATGGGCGAAGCAGATGACTTTAATTCACTTGTCGAACTTGATATTCTTCAGGGCGGCAAACTTGACATTGAATGCAGGCCGCTCGCAGCCGCAGTCGGTTTCGTTTAGATCCCCCCCGCATTGAGGGCAGAGCCCGCGACAGTCCTCCTGGCAGAGGGGATGCATCGGCAAGGCCAGAATCACCTGTTCGGCAATCGCCTCGCTGAGGTCGATCTCTTCGCCGTGAAATAGAATCAGGCCCATCTCCTCGGCGTTCAGCTCAACCTCTTCACCGTCGGTCTCGTCCGTGACTTCCGGCAGTTCCCGGGCGAAGGTCAGGGCAAAGCGGCCAATCAGAGGGTCCTCGAATTCCGAAAGACAG
This genomic window from Desulfuromonadales bacterium contains:
- a CDS encoding DUF177 domain-containing protein produces the protein MRIRIDEIKDEGLDLESEEAAASYPTAVEAAAAEECVFIAPLQTRLRLVRVGEMIEVEGTVESRVRLACSRCLSEFEDPLIGRFALTFARELPEVTDETDGEEVELNAEEMGLILFHGEEIDLSEAIAEQVILALPMHPLCQEDCRGLCPQCGGDLNETDCGCERPAFNVKFAALKNIKFDK
- the rpmF gene encoding 50S ribosomal protein L32, whose product is MAVPKKKTSKTRRDTRRAHDALTAPGVSICPQCKEPKQPHRVCPSCGTYKGREIISTEK